In a genomic window of candidate division WOR-3 bacterium:
- the rsmA gene encoding 16S rRNA (adenine(1518)-N(6)/adenine(1519)-N(6))-dimethyltransferase RsmA produces the protein MPGAAFKLPDCFRSARFHPKLIKIERDEIKPIRSLGQVFLVHEKTAEQLVKALNVTDNDTVLEIGPGRGIVTGKLTKVAKEVIGVEIDKRLIDYLARKFPLNNNLRLVECDFLAFDMTNYRNLKIIGNLPYYISSAILWKLLEYCWHWNVSVITVQREFAQRVLAIPGSPDYGPISVVTQYLCECRRLFNIPRSYFKPTPDVVSTAVIFKRRELLFSIPDIKKFIAIVNAGFYPQPRKLLINNLALSLKISRTELISVFNKIRLPSDVRANSLAPDDFFKLASALTPVFH, from the coding sequence ATGCCCGGCGCTGCCTTCAAATTGCCTGATTGTTTTCGTTCTGCTCGCTTCCATCCGAAACTGATTAAAATCGAGAGGGATGAGATCAAACCTATTAGATCATTAGGTCAGGTGTTTCTTGTGCACGAAAAGACTGCAGAACAACTGGTTAAAGCTCTAAATGTTACTGACAACGACACGGTACTGGAAATAGGTCCAGGCAGGGGCATTGTTACCGGCAAATTAACTAAAGTTGCTAAGGAGGTAATAGGTGTTGAGATTGATAAAAGGTTAATTGATTATTTAGCGCGCAAATTTCCACTGAACAACAATTTAAGGCTCGTGGAGTGCGATTTTCTGGCGTTTGACATGACAAACTACAGGAACTTGAAAATAATCGGTAACCTGCCTTATTACATATCATCGGCAATATTGTGGAAGTTACTGGAATACTGTTGGCACTGGAATGTGTCCGTCATTACCGTGCAACGTGAATTTGCTCAGCGTGTTCTTGCTATTCCCGGCAGCCCGGATTACGGTCCTATTTCAGTGGTCACTCAGTATCTCTGCGAATGCCGTCGGCTTTTTAATATTCCACGAAGTTACTTTAAACCAACCCCCGATGTCGTTTCAACCGCGGTCATATTTAAACGTAGAGAATTGCTTTTTTCTATCCCCGACATAAAAAAATTCATTGCCATTGTAAACGCTGGTTTCTATCCGCAACCTCGGAAGCTTTTAATAAATAATCTGGCTTTGAGTCTTAAAATTAGTCGTACTGAGTTAATTAGTGTGTTTAATAAAATCAGACTACCGTCTGATGTCCGGGCTAATAGCTTGGCACCCGATGATTTTTTCAAACTTGCGTCGGCATTAACTCCTGTTTTTCATTAA
- a CDS encoding TatD family hydrolase produces the protein MLIFDSHCHLTDFQFASDLSAVMKRAQQAGVKEILTVSMNIPDSRETIELCQKFSGLYCSVGIHPHEADNFRSIDIQMLKDLCIEPQVKAIGETGLDFFREFSTKANQETAFRAQIELAKMMNLPLIIHIRDAAFAAMAILQEHNYFKGILHCFSDGRKLAEWAVEKGFYISFSGNLTFGEKRLVEIARSIPVDRILIETDAPYLIPRTELVAGKRNEPSYIRVTLNYLAEILNLTPKEIATITRDNARRCLQIA, from the coding sequence TTGTTGATCTTTGATTCGCATTGTCACCTAACCGATTTCCAGTTTGCTTCCGATTTGAGTGCGGTTATGAAACGTGCTCAACAAGCCGGGGTCAAGGAAATACTTACCGTGAGTATGAATATTCCCGATAGCAGGGAGACGATAGAATTATGCCAGAAGTTCAGCGGTCTATATTGCTCAGTTGGAATTCATCCGCATGAGGCTGATAACTTTCGAAGCATTGATATTCAGATGCTCAAAGATCTGTGTATTGAACCCCAAGTGAAGGCAATTGGAGAGACGGGGCTCGATTTTTTCCGCGAATTCTCCACTAAAGCCAATCAGGAAACCGCATTTCGCGCTCAGATTGAACTTGCAAAAATGATGAATCTGCCTTTAATTATTCACATCCGTGATGCTGCTTTTGCGGCAATGGCGATTTTACAAGAGCACAACTATTTTAAAGGCATACTGCACTGCTTTTCGGATGGAAGGAAGCTTGCTGAATGGGCGGTTGAGAAAGGATTTTACATTTCCTTTTCCGGTAACCTGACATTTGGAGAAAAACGGCTAGTGGAAATAGCAAGATCAATTCCCGTCGACCGAATACTGATCGAAACCGATGCTCCCTACTTGATCCCCAGAACCGAGCTTGTTGCGGGCAAAAGGAATGAACCTTCGTATATCAGAGTTACGCTCAATTATCTTGCCGAGATACTGAATTTGACCCCTAAAGAAATAGCGACGATAACTAGAGATAATGCCCGGCGCTGCCTTCAAATTGCCTGA
- the metG gene encoding methionine--tRNA ligase: MKLLVTSALPYANGEIHLGHLAGAYLPADIYVKYHRLKGTDVIFICGSDEHGVPITIAAQRAGISPKELVDHYHPLIKQSFEKFGIEFDNYSRTSLSLHYRTVQDFFLQIYRRGFITPKTTSQLYCPRCKMFLADRYVEGACPSCGNNEARGDQCEQCGKWLEPFELIDPRCKVCGMTPERRETVHWFFRLSQFETNLRTWLASKTHWKPNVMRFCEGWLKRGLVDRPITRDLSWGVPVPLPEAAGKVFYVWFDAPIGYISATQDWAESLGRPDLWKDYWFNPQTKLVHFIGKDNIVFHAIVWPAMLMAHDEFILPSEIPANEFLNLEGAKLSTSRNRAIWLSDYLSQYPPDPLRYALAINLPENRDVDFTWADFHSRNNNELADILGNFINRVVVFIKRYYSGKIPQFTGTDSDSEKVIGMAQEIVVRIATLIEGFQIKDAAREMMNLAAIGNRYFDHSAPWRTFSADRAQCNRTMAVCSKLISMLEIITYPFLPFTSRKIAKMLNLGKRTWDDVLNPAVPSELGETEILFQKLPEKIIIQEKSKLGPDKKEKNEREPSMITIDEFKKIDLRVALVKSAERIPGTSKLLKLVIDLGKEERQIVAGIGETYSPEAVVGKQIVVVANLQPATIRGVESFGMLLAAVDGKQVALIRPEQDVTPGTAVT, translated from the coding sequence ATGAAATTACTGGTGACCAGTGCGCTGCCCTACGCTAATGGAGAAATTCATCTGGGCCATCTGGCTGGAGCTTATCTTCCAGCAGATATTTATGTTAAATACCACCGACTAAAAGGTACAGATGTTATATTCATATGCGGTTCTGATGAACATGGGGTTCCGATAACAATCGCTGCTCAACGTGCAGGAATATCACCTAAAGAACTGGTCGATCATTATCATCCTTTGATAAAACAATCTTTTGAAAAATTCGGTATCGAATTTGATAATTATTCCCGAACTTCTCTGTCACTGCATTATCGAACTGTGCAGGATTTTTTTCTCCAAATATACCGGCGGGGATTTATTACACCCAAAACTACCAGCCAACTTTACTGTCCGCGGTGTAAAATGTTTTTGGCGGATCGCTATGTTGAAGGTGCATGTCCCAGTTGCGGCAATAATGAGGCAAGGGGCGATCAGTGTGAACAATGCGGTAAATGGCTGGAACCTTTTGAATTAATCGATCCGAGGTGCAAAGTATGCGGAATGACCCCGGAACGCCGTGAAACAGTGCATTGGTTTTTTCGCCTGTCGCAGTTCGAAACTAATCTGCGAACTTGGTTAGCATCGAAGACACATTGGAAACCTAATGTGATGCGTTTCTGTGAAGGATGGTTAAAAAGAGGACTGGTTGACCGTCCGATTACTCGCGACTTATCGTGGGGTGTTCCCGTTCCTCTGCCGGAGGCTGCGGGAAAAGTGTTTTATGTATGGTTTGATGCCCCCATCGGTTACATATCAGCCACCCAGGACTGGGCAGAAAGTCTTGGCAGGCCGGATTTATGGAAGGATTACTGGTTTAATCCCCAGACTAAGCTGGTTCATTTTATTGGTAAGGACAATATAGTTTTCCATGCCATCGTCTGGCCTGCCATGCTGATGGCACACGATGAATTTATCTTGCCAAGTGAAATTCCTGCCAATGAATTTCTCAATCTTGAGGGCGCAAAACTTTCTACATCACGTAATCGTGCAATATGGCTGAGTGATTACTTGTCTCAATATCCTCCTGATCCCTTGCGTTATGCACTGGCGATTAATTTACCTGAAAATCGAGATGTGGATTTTACCTGGGCAGATTTTCACAGTCGCAACAATAACGAGCTGGCGGATATACTCGGTAATTTTATCAATAGGGTGGTGGTATTCATAAAGAGATACTACAGCGGTAAAATCCCACAATTTACCGGTACTGATTCGGACAGTGAGAAAGTGATTGGGATGGCGCAGGAAATTGTTGTTCGCATTGCAACCTTAATTGAGGGTTTTCAAATTAAAGATGCAGCACGTGAGATGATGAACTTGGCTGCAATCGGCAATCGTTACTTTGATCACAGTGCACCGTGGCGGACCTTCAGCGCGGATCGGGCGCAGTGCAACCGGACAATGGCAGTATGTTCAAAGCTTATTTCAATGCTTGAAATTATTACATATCCGTTTTTACCTTTTACCAGCCGGAAAATTGCTAAAATGTTGAATTTGGGAAAGAGAACTTGGGACGATGTTCTGAACCCTGCGGTCCCAAGTGAATTGGGCGAAACAGAGATTCTGTTTCAGAAATTGCCTGAAAAAATTATCATTCAGGAAAAATCCAAATTGGGGCCTGATAAGAAAGAAAAAAATGAAAGGGAGCCATCTATGATTACCATTGATGAGTTTAAAAAAATAGATTTACGAGTTGCCCTCGTTAAATCTGCCGAACGCATTCCCGGAACTTCTAAATTGCTGAAATTAGTTATTGATCTCGGGAAGGAAGAACGTCAGATTGTTGCCGGTATCGGTGAAACATATTCTCCCGAAGCTGTAGTTGGAAAGCAGATAGTGGTTGTAGCTAATTTACAACCGGCGACAATTCGAGGTGTCGAATCATTCGGAATGCTGTTAGCTGCGGTGGATGGAAAGCAGGTTGCGCTCATAAGGCCGGAGCAGGATGTGACTCCCGGGACCGCAGTTACATAA
- a CDS encoding GNAT family N-acetyltransferase — MEIGRITISCRNETGCDAFYSLEDYEKLFDTDWLKNGTGLVLECKSTILGYGWISVATWRLQDVISFGLFLSPRARERSFYQPLVERLLSEARHLAVNHKINHIVFFSRATDHIHPPILTEFGFVKHPVSMLGMSHILEVLPRGEYFPDMAVRAVRLPEEIPLLRRISAAAFDDPPNQGEPLNWNEDFLLIEKSEPGFKPEQIMLAEIKEEPIAYLVTFICKNLPYKAYEIVDFGVIPKWRRRGIGSILLGHALKWIKDQGAQKVLASTFSTNPAINVFWHNGFRPDHSRTYIFYTREIGL, encoded by the coding sequence ATGGAGATTGGTCGTATAACGATATCATGCAGAAACGAAACTGGCTGTGACGCATTTTACTCATTAGAAGACTATGAAAAGCTTTTTGATACTGATTGGTTGAAAAACGGTACTGGATTAGTTTTGGAATGCAAATCTACCATATTGGGATACGGCTGGATTTCTGTAGCTACATGGCGTCTTCAGGATGTAATTTCTTTCGGATTGTTTCTTTCTCCGCGGGCACGCGAGCGCAGCTTTTACCAACCACTTGTAGAACGATTGCTTTCGGAAGCCAGACACTTGGCTGTTAACCACAAAATTAATCATATAGTTTTTTTCTCTCGAGCTACTGATCATATTCATCCACCGATATTGACAGAATTTGGATTTGTGAAGCATCCGGTGTCCATGCTGGGGATGTCCCACATCCTTGAAGTACTGCCCCGGGGAGAATATTTTCCTGATATGGCAGTGCGAGCTGTCCGTTTACCGGAAGAGATACCACTTTTACGCCGGATCAGCGCTGCCGCCTTCGACGATCCTCCTAATCAAGGGGAACCTCTGAATTGGAATGAAGATTTTCTGCTGATAGAAAAAAGCGAACCCGGCTTTAAACCCGAACAGATAATGTTAGCAGAGATCAAGGAGGAACCGATAGCCTACCTCGTTACCTTTATCTGCAAGAATTTACCTTATAAGGCATATGAAATTGTAGATTTTGGCGTTATCCCAAAGTGGCGTCGAAGAGGTATCGGAAGTATACTTTTGGGACATGCACTCAAATGGATAAAAGATCAAGGAGCTCAGAAAGTTCTTGCTTCAACATTCAGCACCAATCCGGCAATCAATGTCTTCTGGCATAATGGGTTCCGACCTGACCATTCGCGGACTTACATCTTTTACACCCGCGAAATTGGATTGTGA